Part of the Sinomonas atrocyanea genome is shown below.
GGCGAGAGCGCGCAGATCTTCCGCCGCCAAGGTGACTGGCGCGTGTGCGTGGCGTCCGCGGAGCGCCCCGTGGGCCTGCGCGACACGATCCCCGTGGGCACGCAGCTGAGCATGAAGGCCGGCTCCGCGGCCCAGATCCTCGTCGCCTGGGAGGACCACGACCGGCTCCTCGAGGGGCTCCACAACGCCCGGTTCACCCCCACCGTGCTCGCCGGCGTCCGACGCCGGGGCTGGGCCCAGTCGCTCGGCGAACGCGAGCCGGGGGTCGCCTCAGTCTCCGCCCCGGTGCGCGGGCCTTCCGGCAGGGTGATCGCCGCGGTGTCCATCTCAGGCCCGATCGAGCGCTTGACCCGCCAGCCGGGCCGCCAGCATGCTGAGGTCATCTGCAACGCCGGACGGCTGCTGACCGAGGCCCTGCGCAAGGGCAACGACTAGCCGACCCGGATCCACCACCTGAGCGGGCGGAGGGCCTGTGGCCGAATTCGCGGTGTTCCTGCGCGGTGTGAACGTCGGCGGCATCACCATCAGGATG
Proteins encoded:
- a CDS encoding IclR family transcriptional regulator, giving the protein MDNTSGVGVIDKAALVLDALEAGPTTLAQLVAATGLARPTVHRLALALVHHRLVARDMQGRFVLGSRLVELASAAGEDRLIAAAGPILMQLRDATGESAQIFRRQGDWRVCVASAERPVGLRDTIPVGTQLSMKAGSAAQILVAWEDHDRLLEGLHNARFTPTVLAGVRRRGWAQSLGEREPGVASVSAPVRGPSGRVIAAVSISGPIERLTRQPGRQHAEVICNAGRLLTEALRKGND